In one window of Microtus pennsylvanicus isolate mMicPen1 chromosome 2, mMicPen1.hap1, whole genome shotgun sequence DNA:
- the Kdelr3 gene encoding ER lumen protein-retaining receptor 3 produces MNVFRILGDLSHLLAMFLLLVKIWRSKSCAGISGKSQILFALVFTTRYLDLFSNFISVYNTVMKVVFLLCAYVTVYMIYWKFRKTFDMENDTFRLEFLLVPVIGLSFLVNYSNAPMEVLWTFSIYLESVAILPQLFMISKTGEAETITTHYLFFLGLYRALYLANWIWRYQTENFYDQISVVSGVVQTIFYCDFFYLYVTRVLKGKKLSLPMPV; encoded by the exons ATGAACGTGTTTCGAATCCTCGGAGACCTGAGCCACCTCCTTGCCATGTTCCTGCTCCTGGTCAAGATCTGGAGGTCCAAGAGCTGCGCCG GCATCTCTGGGAAGAGCCAGATCCTGTTCGCTCTGGTTTTCACCACCAGGTACCTGGACCTCTTCTCCAACTTCATCTCCGTCTACAACACAGTGATGAAG GTTGTTTTCCTCCTCTGTGCCTATGTCACTGTGTACATGATCTATTGGAAGTTCCGGAAAACATTTGACATGGAGAATGACACGTTCCGGCTGGAGTTCCTCCTGGTCCCAGTGATCGGCCTTTCCTTTCTGGTGAACTACAGTAATGCACCAATGGAG GTCCTCTGGACCTTCTCCATCTATTTGGAGTCAGTGGCCATCCTGCCGCAGCTCTTCATGATCAGCAAGACTGGAGAGGCGGAGACCATCACCACTCACTACCTGTTCTTCCTGGGACTGTATCGGGCACTCTATCTAGCCAACTGGATCTGGCGGTACCAGACAGAGAATTTCTATGATCAGATCTCCGTGGTGTCTGGAGTAGTACAAACCATCTTTTACTGTGACTTCTTCTACTTGTATGTGACCAGAG tCCTTAAAGGAAAGAAGTTAAGCCTACCTATGCCAGTCTGA